The Candidatus Tumulicola sp. region CGCCGATAACGAGTGCATCGCGCACGCGATCGGCAATCGACGCGCGGCCATCGCGACGGAGCGCGCCGCCGGCATAGCCGATGCCGAGCAGCCAGAGCGCTGCCGCGATCGCGTTCAAGGTACCGCGACCGCGTTCAAATCACATCGATTCGGGAGCGGAGACGCCCAACAAATGTAACGCGGTCGCCAACACCGATTTCGTCGCGACGCATAATGTGAGACGCGCGCGGCGCGTCGTCGCGTCGTCGGTGAGAATCTTGCACTCGGCGTAGAACGCGTGAAAATCCGATGCAACATCGCGAGCGTAGCGCGCTAGTCGGTGGGGTGCGAGATGATCGACGACGCCTTGGACGATCGACGGGAGCTCGACCAAACGCCGAATCAACTGCAATTCGGTCGGCATCGTCAAAACGCTCAAGGTGCCGTCATCGGGCGCGCCTTGCGGGTCGTGTCCGGCGTTGCGTAGCACCGAGGCGATGCGGGCGTGACCGTATTGCACGTAATACACCGGGTTATCGTTGCTATGAGCCACCGCCAGCGAAAGATCGAAGTTGAGCGGCGACTCGGGCGACAGCATGACGAAGAAGAAGCGCGCCGCATCGTTGCCGACTTCGTCGAGCAGCGTTTCGAGCATTTCGATTTGACCGGCGCGCTTGCTCATCTTGACCGGTTGGCCGTCGCGAACGAGCGTGATTTGACCCGAGATCAACACGTCGATGCATCCCGGACGCCCGAGCGCGGTCGCTAGCGCATTAAGGCGTCCGACGTAGCCGTGATGATCCGGCCCGAGAATGTCGATCACGCGATCGGCGCGCCCAAGCTTTTCGTCGTGATACGAAACGTCGAGCGCGTAATAGGTCGGCCGCCCGTCGCTGCGCACGACCACACGATCCTTATCGTCTCCAAAATCGGTCGTGCGCACGAACACCGCACCGTCCGATTCGTAGGTGAGCCCGCGGCCCTGCAAACCGTCGATTCCGCTCTGGATCGTGCCGCGTTCGTGCAGCTCCAACTCGCTCTGCCACAGGTCGTAGCGAACGCCGAAGCGCTCGGCCAGCAATTGCTGCTGCTCGACGATCGTGTCGCGGGCGAAGCGCTGAAAATACGGCAGCCACTCATCGCGTGAGGCGGTGTCCCAGTGCGTGCCTTCGCGTTCGCGCAGCGTTTGCGCGATGTCGATCAGGTACTGGCCCGGGTAGCCCTCTTGGGGAAACGGGAATTTGGGCGTTTCGATTTGACGGTAGCGTGCGTATAACGATTCGCCCAAGAGCTGCATCTGTGCCCCGGCGTCGTTGATAATCCAC contains the following coding sequences:
- the argS gene encoding arginine--tRNA ligase — protein: MSPTITDPRTHALDGFAQALSAAASALYPDAPAVVVSFESPRRASFGDFATNVAFSLAKFARRSPQDVALALVERVRETEASRAFTDVAAVAGFINLRLSPTIWQAELARLARDGGDTQRTDRSGRISLEFGSANPTGPLVVVQGRSLSIGDALARAMRYCGYDVFTEWIINDAGAQMQLLGESLYARYRQIETPKFPFPQEGYPGQYLIDIAQTLREREGTHWDTASRDEWLPYFQRFARDTIVEQQQLLAERFGVRYDLWQSELELHERGTIQSGIDGLQGRGLTYESDGAVFVRTTDFGDDKDRVVVRSDGRPTYYALDVSYHDEKLGRADRVIDILGPDHHGYVGRLNALATALGRPGCIDVLISGQITLVRDGQPVKMSKRAGQIEMLETLLDEVGNDAARFFFVMLSPESPLNFDLSLAVAHSNDNPVYYVQYGHARIASVLRNAGHDPQGAPDDGTLSVLTMPTELQLIRRLVELPSIVQGVVDHLAPHRLARYARDVASDFHAFYAECKILTDDATTRRARLTLCVATKSVLATALHLLGVSAPESM